One stretch of Heterodontus francisci isolate sHetFra1 chromosome 22, sHetFra1.hap1, whole genome shotgun sequence DNA includes these proteins:
- the LOC137381532 gene encoding probable G-protein coupled receptor 139, whose product MHATAKGPVFAIYYPVLAAIGVSANLAVIVILSRGRCGLSRCITYYLVAMAVADLLVIITVVILNRIAGIYFPVSFLSITPICSLRIALNYAIIDCSVWLTVAFTFDRFMAICCQKLKIKYCTEKTAAVVIGIMSTLSCLKYSFLYFTHEPLYIIKNIPWFCSVKLIFYVSPAWAAYDWIHHILTPCVPFILILLLNALTVRHILAASRVRERLRAHINGKNQSDPEMEKRRKSIVLLFAISGSFILLYLPFVINFLYVRIAKFSYFSVSNFNASNFVLQESGYMLQLLSSCINPFIYAGTQRKFREELKNGVKYPLRLIVKLFQWGKQENPT is encoded by the exons ATGCACGCAACAGCCAAAGGTCcggtgtttgccatttactatcctgtCCTTGCAGCTATCGGGGTTTCAG ctaacctggcagtgattgtgatcctgtcccgaggaagatgtggtctctccagatgtatcacttactacctggtggccatggcagttgcggatctcctggtcattatcaccgttgtgatattaaaccggattgctggtatttatttcccagTCAGTTTCCTGTCCATCACACCCATATGCAGTCTCCGTATTGCCCTAAACTATGCGatcatagactgttctgtctggctaacggttgctttcacttttgatcgatttatggccatttgttgccagaagttaaaaataaaatattgcaccgagaaaacggcagctgtggttataGGAATCATGTCCACTCTGAGCTGTTTAAAATATTCTTTCCTGTATTTCACACATGAACCTTTGTACATAATTAAAAATATACCCTGGTTTTGCAGTGTAAAATTAATATTCTATGTGTCACCTGCATGGGCTGCATATGACTGGATTCatcacattttaaccccttgtgtcccattcatcctgattttactgctcaatgctctgactgtcagacacattctagcagCCAGTCGAGTCCGTGAGAGACTCCGAGCCCATATCAATGGAAAgaatcagagtgacccagagatggagaagcggagaaagtctattgttttactcttcgccatctcgggcagtttcatctTGTTATATTTGCCATTTGTTATAAATTTCCTTTATGTTCGAATTGCGAAATTTAGTTATTTTTCTGTTTCCAATTTCAATGCATCAAATTTTGTTCTGCAAGAAAGCGGTtatatgcttcagcttttgagttcctgcatcaatccatttatttatgcagggactcagagaaaattcagagaggagttaaagaatggagtgaaatatccactGAGACTAATTGTTAAATTGTTTCAATGGGGAAAACAGGAGAATCCAACATGA